From the Streptomyces sp. Sge12 genome, the window CCGCCTCGACCTGACCGTGCAACTGCGCCACGAGGACGGGACCTGCCCCTTCACCGCGACCGTACGGGGCCGCCACCGTCCGGCCGGCGTCCGCGCCCTGTTGGGCGCAGCCCTGCGGCACCCCTGGTCCACCGCCCGGGTCTCCGTCGGCATCCGGTTCCACGGCGTACGCCTCTACCTCCGCGGACTCCCGGTCCGCCCCCGCCCCGTCCACCCCCCGCAGGAAGGCACCCTGTGACCGTCTCGTACTCCCCGGCCCACGAGGACGCGCTCGCCCCCGTCGACCCGGCCCGCTGGCCCGACGTGGCGCGGCCGCCCCGCGCCTCGGCGCTGCGCACCGCCGTCGCCGAGCGGATCCTGGGCCGCGCGTTCGCCCGGCTCCCGCTGCGGGTACGGCACGGGAACGGCGAGCGGCCCGTGCCCGGAGTGCCCCGGCAGGCCGGAGCGCTGCCCACGCTGATCCTCCACGACGCCGAGGCCTTCCACCGCCGCATCGCGGCGGACGGCCTGATCGGCTTCGGGGAGTCGTACATGGCCGGGGAATGGGACAGCGACGACCTGGTCGGCGCCCTGACCGTGCTCGCCGTCCACGTCGACGACCTGGTGCCGGCGCCGCTGCGCAAGCTGCGCGACGCATGGGTGCACCGGCGACCGGAGCAGCAGCTCAACACCCCCGAGGGCGCCCGGGAGAACATCCACCGCCACTACGACCTGTCCAACGAGCTGTTCACGCTGTTCCTGGACCGGAGCATGAGCTACTCCTCGGCGGTCTTCGCCGCCTTCCCCGCCTCGCCCGTGACCTTCACCGCCGCCCAGCACCGCAAGATCGACCGGCTCCTCGACCTCGCGGACGTCGGACCGGGCACCCGGCTGCTGGAGATCGGCACCGGCTGGGGCGAGCTGGCGATCCGGGCCGCCGCCCGGGGCGCCCGCGTGCGGACCGTGACGCTCTCCGCCGAGCAGCGCGACCTGGCCCGGGAGCGCATCGCGGCGGCCGGACTCGGCGACCGGGTAACCGTGGAACTGCGCGACTACCGGCAGGTCGAGGGCTCCTTCGACGCCGTCGTCAGCGTGGAGATGATCGAAGCGGTCGGCGCCGAGTACTGGCCCGTCTACTTCGCCGCGCTGCGCCGGCTCCTCGCCCCCGGTGGCCGCGTCGCCCTCCAGGCCATCACCATGCCGCACGAGCGGATGCTCCGTACCGCCCGCACGCACACCTGGATCAGCAAGTACGTCTTCCCCGGCGGGCTCATCCCCTCCCGCGAGGCGATCGCCCGCGAGAGCGCCGCGGCCGGACTGCGCACCGTTTCGGACACCGGCTTCGGCGACCACTACGCGGAAACGCTGCGGCTGTGGCGCGAGGAGTTCGACCGCCGGGCGGACGCGGTCGCGGCCCTCGGCTTCGACCGCACCTTCCGGCGCATGTGGGAGCTCTACCTCGGCTACTCCGAGGCCGGATTCCGCTCGCGCTACCTGGACGTACGCCAACTGCTCCTCACCGCCGACCACGAGCCGGGGGAGCCCCGATGACCCTCGACGGGGGCGCGCTGTCCCTCAACCTGGCCGCCGCGGCCGGCGCCGCGCTCGCCGTCATGCTGGTCACCTTCGCCATCGCCGCCGTCCGGGGCCTGCACCGGATCGTCGACATCGCCTGGGGCGTCGCCTTCGCCGCGGTGGCGCTCACCAGCTGGCTGCTGTCGGCGGGGTACGGCGACGACGGCCGGCGGCTCGCCGTCGCCGCCGCGACGGTCGTGTGGGGGCTGCGCCTCGCCCTGCACATCGCCGGCCGCGGCCGGGGCCACGGCGAGGACCCGCGCTACGCCCGCATGCTCGCCCGGGCGCCCGGCAGCCCCCGGCTCTACGCCCTGCGCAAGGTCTACCTCCTCCAGGGCGCGCTGGTCTGGCTGGTCTCCCTGCCCGTGCAGGTCGCCTCGTACGCGCCCGAGCCCCTCGGGCCGCTCGCCGCGGCGGGCCTGCTGCTGTGGGCCACCGGACTGCTCTTCGAGGCGGTCGGTGACTTCCAGCTCGCCCGCTTCAAGGAACGCCCCGAGCACCGCGGCACGATCATGGACCGCGGGCTGTGGAGCTGGACGCGGCACCCCAACTACTTCGGCGACTTCCTCGTCTGGTGGGGGCTGTACCTGCTGGCCTGCGCGACCTGGCAGACTGCGGCACTCACACTGGTCTCACCGCTGGTGATGAGCGCGCTGCTGATCTGGGGCAGCGGCAAGAGACTGCTGGAGGCGCACATGGCGGACCGTCCCGGCTACGCCGCCTACGCGGCCCGCACCAGCGGGTTCTTCCCGCGCCCACCCCGTCGCACGACCGGGGAGGCCCGGTGACGGCCGGGACGGAGCGCGGCGCGGCGAGAGCCGGCGAGAGCCCGGCGCTGGTGGTCCGTACCGCCCCCGAGATACCCACCGCCGCGGTCCTGCTGCTGCACGGGGGCCGCGAGGACGGGCCGGAGCCGCCGCCCCGGCTGAACCTGCCCGCCCTGCGGATGCGTCCCTTCGCGGCCGCCGTCGCCCGCGCCACCCGGGGACGCGGCGTCCTGGTGGCCGAGGTGCGCTACCGCCACCGCGGCTGGAACGGCCCCCGCTGCGACGCCGCCCGGGACGCCGAGGCGGCGCTCGACCGGCTGCGGGGGATCGCCGGGGACGTGCCGGTGGTCCTCGTCGGCCACTCGATGGGCGGCCGGGCCGCGCTGCGCGCGGCCGGCGCCCCCCTGGTGCACGGCGTGGTGGCGCTGGCCCCCTGGTGTCCGCCGGGCGAGCCGGTGGACCACCTCGCGGGCCGCAGGCTCTACCTGCTGCACGACGAGCAGGACCGGGTCACCTCGGCCGCCGGATCCTGGGAGTTCGTCCGCCGCTCCCGGCTCGCGGGCGCCGACGCCACCGCCATCCCGATGCACACGGGCGGCCACGTGATGCTCCGGGGCGCGGGCGCCTGGCACCGGCGCACCGCCGCACTCGTCACGGGTCTGGTCACGCGCGACTGACCGCCCGCCCGCCCGACAACCCGACCGGGCAGCGATCCGGCGCCGGCCGACCCGTGGTGCTCCCTCGGCCAAGCCCGTGAGCAGGCCGATACGCGCCTATTTGACGTGCACCTGCTAGGGCAAAATGGCAGATGTCACGGGCAAAGCGGTACGGGAAGGTGTGGTCTTGGCATTGCTGTCCTTACCGGTACGGCGCATACGGGCACTACGGGGGACGAGCGGGGTCGGATCGGGCCTGCAACGCGCCCAGTCCTTCATGGTCGTGGCCACCCTGCTGTACCGGGCGAGCCATCTGACGGTGGGCGCCCTCGCCGTCGCCCAACGCGGCTCCGCATTCCCCCTGCAGTACGCGGGATACGCGGTGGCCCTCGGGCTGAGCGCGCTGACCTACGCCACCGCCCTGCGGCGCGGCTGGTTCGACCGGCGGCACATCTGGGCGGACGCCCTGGTCGTCGGCTGCGTACTGCCCCTGGCCCTCTGCGCCTGGGGCGGCGTGCGCGAACCACCCGTGATCGCCTGGGCGATGCTGCTCGGCGGGTCGGCGAGCGCCGTCGCCGCCATCTCCCTCGAACGACTCCACGCCCTCACCGTGATCGCCCTCCTCGCGATCACCCACTTCATCGGCTACCAGGCGGTCGGCGCGAGCCCCGCCGTGATTCTCGGCCATCTCAACTCCATCGTCTCCTCCGCCGTGATGACCTGGCTGTTCCGGTGGTACCTGCTGCGCCAGGGCCGCCTCCTCGACGAGGCCAACGCCCGCGCCGTCGCCGCGGAGTCCCACAAGGCGCGCTACGCCGAGCGCCTGGAACACCACCGCGCGCTGCACGACACCGTCCTCGCCACCCTGACCACCCTGGCGTCCGGCGCGGTCGACGCCAACGCCCCCGAGGTGCGCCGGCGCTGCGCGCGCGAAGCCGCGTACCTGCGCCGGCTGATCCAGCAGACCGCCGCGGAGGTCCACCACCGGGAGATCGGCACGGCCCTGGAGGACGCCGTCTGCTCCGTCGAGAGCCTCCAACTGCGCGTCACCGCCCAGTACCACGACCTGCCGCAGGTGCCGCCCGAGGTCGCCGCCGCCCTGGGCGACGCCGTGCGCGAGGCCCTGAACAACGTACGGCGCCACGCGGGCACCGGACACGCCTACCTCACCGCCACGCGGGACCCGGACGCACACGGCGGCGCCCTCGTCACCGTGGTCGACCGGGGGCCCGGATTCGACCCCGAGCGGTGCGTGCCCGGGCTCGGCCTGCGCGGCTCGGTGCACGGCCGGATGGCCGAGGTCGGGGGCCGGGCGACCGTGGACACCGCTCCCGGCGAGGGCGTACGGGTGGAGCTGAGATGGCCCGGGTGATCACCGTCTCGGTGGTCGACGACGACCGGATGCTCCTCGACGGCCTGCGGGCCTGGCTGGCCGGCGTGCCGGAACTGCGGCTCGTGGCGACCGCCGCCACCGTCGGGGAGCTCCTCGGCGCACCGGACGCCCAACTCCCCTACGGATTCGGCCGGACCGGGTACGCCCCGCCCGACGTCGTCCTCCTCGACCTGGTCCTGCGCGACGGCTCCGCCCCCACCGACAACATCCGCCGCCTGCTGCGCACCGGGAGCCGCGTCCTGATGATCAGCACCGTGCCGGACCGCTCCCGGATCATCGAGGCCGTCCGGGCCGGCGCCGACGGCTACCTGACCAAGGACCACGACCTGCCGACCCTGGTCGCCGCCATCAAGGACCTGGCATCGGGCAGCGGCGCCCTCTCCGCGGAGCTCGCCTTCGCCTGCGCCTACGACGACAGCCCCGCACGCCCCCGGCTCTCGCCGCGGGAACGGCAGATCCTGCTCGACTACGCCTCCGGACTCACCCTGAAGTCCGCCGCCCGGCGCGCCGGCATCACCGTCCACACCGCCAAGGACTACCTGGACCGGGTCAAGGCCAAGTACCAGCAGGCGGGCCGCCCCACCCACACCAAGCTCGATCTGGCCAGGCGGGTACGGGAGGACAGTCTCGACGCGGGCTGACCCCCCGCACAAGCCCCCCAAACGGACGGCTACAAGGGGCACCCGCACCACCCCTATCGTCACCCCCGGCGGCGCCTCGGAGGGCCCGCCGGAAAGGGGACGAGCCGGTGTCCATTTTCTGGCCGGCGCTGCCGGAGGACTGTACCGCCGCGGCTCCGAACGGCAGCCCGCACCCCAGACGGGGCGAACTCATCGGGCGGGGACCGGAGATGGGGCAGATCATGGCCGCGCTGGCCGCCGCCCGGTCCGGCCGCGGGGCGGCGCTCTTCGTCACCGGCGAGCCCGGGGTGGGCAAGACCCGGCTCGCCGCCGAGGCCCTCGCCATGGCCGCCGAGACGGACATGGTCACGGTACGGGGGCGGGCCAGCGCGGTCGGCCCGCCCGTCCCCTACCGGCCACTGGTCGAGGCCCTGCTCCTGCTGGCCCGCGCCGGCCTGCTGCCCGAGCCGGACGAACTCGGCCGCTACGGGCCGGTCCTGACCCGGCTGCTCAGCGGCGCCCGGGCCGCCGACGCCGATGCCGACGCGGCCTCGCACCTCATGGTCGCCGAGACGATGCTGCGCCTGCTCGACGTCGTCGGGGAACACCGCGGCTGCCTGCTCGTCCTCGACGACCTGCACGACGCCGACCCCGGAACCCTGGCGGTCCTCGAATACCTCCTCGACAACCTCGCGCAGCAACCGGCCGTCCTGCTCCTCGTCACCGGGTGCGCACCCTGCGAAGCAGCCGAGCTGACCACCCGGGCCCGGCTGCGCGGAGCCGCCGCCGTGCTCGAACTCGACCCCCTCAGCCGCCCCGACGTGCACCTGCTCATCGCCGCCGAACTGCGCGTCCCCCCGGCCGAGGTCTGCCCCGACCTCGTCCACCGTGCGGTGGACAGCAGCGCCGGAATCCCCTTCGTCGTCAAGGAACTCGTCCACGACCTCGGCGGCCGCCCCGCCCACCACGGCCCGCGGACCCCCTCCGTACCGCCCACCGTCGCGGACGACGTCCGGCGCCGCACCGGGCGCCTCGGCCCGCTCGGCGGGGAACTCCTCGGCATGGCCGCCCTGTTCGGCCACCGCTTCCCCCTGCCCGTACTGGAGCGCGCCCTCGGCCGCGACCACGCCGAGCTGTCCGCGGTACTGCGCGCCGCGGTCGCCTCGTACCTGATCACGCCGGAGGGGCCGGGCGCCCAGTGGTACACCTTCCGCCACCGGCTGGTCGCCGAGGTCCTGCTGGACGACCTCGGCCCGGGGGAGCGGGCAGGACACCTGCGCCGGGCGGCCCGCGCGCTCACCGACCTGCACCCCGCCCTGCCCGGCACCTGGTGCGAGCACGCCGCCCTGCTGCACGAGCACGCCGGCGACACCCCGGAAGCCATCCGCCTGTACTGCGAGGCGGCCGGCCGCGCGACCGGCGAGGGCACCGCGGACCGGGCGGTGGAACTGCTCACCCGGGCCCACCGGCTCGTCGAACCCGGCACCGCACCCGAACTGCACGCCACGGTGCTGGAGCGGCTGCTCGACGCCGTCGCCCGCTCTGCGCGGTTCGACCGGCTGCCCGCGCCCGCCGCCATCCTGGACACCCTCGGCGGCGACGGCGGCGAACACGACATCCCCGCCCAGCGGCGGGCCGCACTGCACGCCCGGCTCAGCGACATCGCCACCCTCACCGGCCGCCCCGCGGAAGCCCTGTGGCACCTCGACATCGCCCGCTCACTGCTCGGCGGCCACCCCGCCGACCAGTACGCCGCCCTCGTGGACCTCTGCGCCGTACAGGTGGAACTGAGCCGGCTCGCCCCCGACCGGCTGCGCACCGCCACCCGCTACGCCCACCGGGCCCTGGAGGCCGCCCAGCGCGTCGACCTGCCGGACGTGGCCTGCCGCGCGCTGCTGCTGCTCGGCCAACTGGCCCGGGAACAGGACGAGCCGACGGCCGCCGCCCACTTCCGAAGGGCCCGCGCCATCGCCCTCGCACGCCGGCTCCCCGTACCGCGGATGGCCGCCGACGTGCACCTGGCCACCGTGGTCGCGAGCCACGACGGCCACCCCGCCCGGATCGAAGCGGCCCGGCAGGAGGCCCTGCGCATGGGCCTGCTGCCGCTGGCCCACGAGACGGGCTTCGTCCTCGCCCTGGACCGCATCCAGCACGGCCGGTTCGACGAGGCCCGCGACCGGATACGCGAGGCCGCGGCCGACGCCTCACGGCTCGGACTGGGCCGCCCCCTGGCCATGCTGCGGCTCGCCGACGCCGTACGGTACGCGCACCAGGGCCGCCGCGCCGAGATGCGCGGGGCGCTGGAGCGACTGGCCCCGCTGCTGGACGCCGCGCCCGGCGTCCGCGCGATGTCGTACGGGCTGGCCCGGGCGTTCTGCTCGCTGCTGGAGGAGCGGCCCGAGGCGGCCGGACAGGAGTTCGCCCAGGCACTCGCCTACGACGCGGAGAACCCCGCGCTGGGCGACTTCGGCAAGCACGGCATCGTCCTGCTGCTCGGCGTCCTCGACGGCCGGATGGGGCGGCGCCACCACACCGAGGTCGCGCGGGCGAGCATCAGCGGGACCCGCTGGAACCACCAGTTCACCGGCCTCGCGGACGCCGTGCTGCTCGGCCGCGAGGGCCGCCCCGACGAGGCGACGGCCGCCGCGGGCAAGGCACTGGAGGCCGCCGCACTCTTCCCCGTCGCACGCCGGCTGTCCCTGCGCCTGGTCGCGCAGGCCGCGTACGAGGACGGCTGGGGCACGCCCGTCGCCTGGCTGCGCGAGGCGGAGGAGTACTTCCACGGCGCGGGCCTCCAGGCCGTCGCCGGCGCCAGCCGGGCCCTGCTGCGCGGCATGGGCGCATCGGTCCGGCAACGGCGCACGGGCACCGAACGGGTCCCGCCGGACCTGCGCCGGTGCGGGATCACCGTCCGGGAGTTCGAGGTGGCCCGGCTGGTCGCCGAACGGATCAGCAACAAGGACATCGCCGGAAGGCTGCACATCTCGCTGCGCACCGTCGAGAAGCACGTGGCGAACCTCCTGCAGAAGACCGGCCACCCGAACCGGACGGCCTTCGCGAGCGCCGCCCGCGACCTGGTCGCCTGACGGGCCCGACCGGCAGCACACCACGGGCTACGAGAGCCGGGCCAGCGGGTGCCGGGCCGCCAGGGTCACCACCCGGTCGAAACGTCCGTCGAGGTCCTCGTCCCCGTGGTGCACCACCAGCAGGGCCCGCCCCGCGGTCCGCTCGCGCAGCAGCCCGAACACCAGCTCCCTGCCGCGGTCGTCGAGGTTCGCGAAGGGCTCGTCGGCGAGGTACGCGTCCGCGTCCTCGCACAGGAGCGCGGCCACCGCGACGCGCTGGCGCTGGCCGGAGGACAGCTCCGAGGGCAGCCGGCCGGCCTGCGCCCCGAGGTCCAGCGCCGCGCGTAGCCGCTCGTCGGGGACGAGGTCGCGCACCGGCAGCGGAGGCAGGTTCACCGGGGCGGTCAGGCTCGCCACCCGGGGCGGCAGGGTGACCGACCCGGCGTCGGGGGCGAGCGTTCCGGAGACGATGTGCAGCAGGGTGGTCTTCCCGCAGCCGTTCGGGCCGCGCAGCAGTACGTGCTCGCCGGCCCGCAGCTCGAACGCGTCGATCGACACCCCGGCCACCCCGCCGTTACCGCCGCCGCCGGCACCACCGGCCCCACCGGCCCCGGACCCGCCCTCGCCCCCGGCCGCCCCGCCGTACACGACGCGGGCCCCGTGGACCCGTACCAGGGCCCCTTCGTCGTGGTACGGCGTTGCCCGGGACTCCCGCAGGGACTCGATCCGCTCGAGGACGGCGGTGCTCCGGCGGGCCTGCGGAATCATGTTGATGAGGTCGAACATCCCGGTCACCGCCCGCCACAACGAGTTGACGAAGGCGAGGAAACTGCCGAAGGACATCCGGCCGGAGAAGACGAAGAAGGCCCCCACGACCATCGAAGCGGTGTCCGACAGGTTCATCACCAGGTCGCTGAGGGTCCGCTGGCGCTGTGCCAGCCGGAAGTTGACGAACACGATGCCGAGGAACCCGCTCAGGGCGTCCCGGTTCGCGGCGCGCGTGCCCGGCAGCAGCGACGGCAGCCCGCGCAGGGCGGGGAACGCCTCCAGCGTGCGGGTCAGCGTGTTGACGTACCGGGCCTCCGCCTCGCGTTCGGGGCCGGTGTTCGCCTCGATCCGCCTGCCGAGCCGGTTGCTGACGAACACCAGCGGCGGCACGATCACCAGCAGGATCAGGCTCGCCTGCCAGGACAGGTACAGCAGCACCCCGAGGAAGACCGCCGAGGTGACCGCCTGCCGCGCGATCCGCAGCGCCACGTCGAGAGCCGGCAGGACCCCCTGCGCGACGTCGTTGTGGATGCGGCTGACGAACGAGGCGTTGCCCTCCCGCGACACCTTCCGGCCGTCCAGGCCGAGCGCGCGGCCCAGCAGCTCCGTCTCCAGCACCAGCGTGAACGCGTTCTCGAACCGCTTGCGGCGGCACGCGATCCAGTACCCCGTCGTATTGAGGGTCAGCCCGAGCACGAGGTAGGTGAGGCCGAGGAACAGGAAGCGCCGCAGGTCCGCGGTCAGGATCGCCTCGTCGAACAGGGCCTTCAGCAGCAGCGGGTGCAGCAGCGCCTCCAACCCGCTCGTGGTGGTCTCCGCGACGAGGATCACCACGAACGGGGCCCGGTGCCCCCGCAGCGTGCGCCAGAGCTGCCTCACCGCCCGACCTCGTCCAGCAGGAAGTCGGCCGGGCCGCCCCGGTTCACCCGGTTCAGCACCCGCAGCACGCCCGCCGAGCCGGTCAGGTAGTCGGTGGAGCAGCGCAGCAGTCCGTCGCCCGGGAGGGCCAGCAGGGGCGGCCGGCCTGCGGCGCGCGGCGGCCCGAAGCGTTCGGAGGGCTCGAAGAGGAAGACCCTGCGGACGAAGTCGAGCTGGCGCAGCGCCGTATCGCGGTACGACCGGTCGCCGGTGAACTGCGCCGCGTCCAGCAGCGCGTCGGCGACCCCGGCCATGCCGAAGGCGTACCCCGGCATCACCGAGTACCGGACGTCCAGCCCGCGCAGGACGGTGCGGGCCGCGTCCAGGTCCCCGTAGCGCAGCAGTACCTTCAGCACGCCCGCGGAACCGACCTCGACGTACGGCTCCATCGTCCCCTCGTGCGCGAACATGACCGGGCCGCCCTCGTCGTCGATCGGCTCGGCGTGGGCCATCTCCCAGTCGAGCGCCTCCCGCCCGAGCCGCAGGTAGCGGGCCTCCCCGGTCACCTGGTGCATGCGCAGCAGGAACATGGCGACCCCGGCCTGCCCGAAGCCCAGCCCGGTCAGCGGCCCCTTCGCGGAGAACTCGTTCAGCCAGTGGGTACGTCCGCCGTCGCGCCGCGCCGTCTCGCACAGGGCCTGCGCGCACTCCTGCGCCGCGGCGAGGTCGCGGGGGTCGTGGCTGCGCAGGAAGAAGCGCAGGTTCGTCATGCCGACCCCGGAGAGGCCGTAGTAGAAGGTGTGGTCGCCTTTCTCCACCGCGCGCCGGTTGGCCTGTGCCAGCAGTTCGCGCGCCTGGATGCCGAGCCCGAGCGTGTCGGCCGCCCAGGCGATGCCGGACAGGCCGTTCATCAGGCCGTCCGGGTAGCGGGCCGGATCGATGCCCGCCAGTCTGCGGCTCAGCCAGGCGCGCCATTCGGGCCGGACCGGGATGCCGCTGGAGTGCAGCGCCCACAGGACCCCGCCGGCTCCGAAGCCCAGGCTCAGCGGGTTGGTGACGTGGGCGAACGGGTCCACGGGGAACAGCGTGTCGCGGCCGGTGTCGGCGGTGGCCAGGACGAACGCGCCCACCGCGGCCTCCGCCTCCGCCAGGGCGAGCCGCTCCTCGACGACCGGGCGCCGGGGCGCGGTCTCGACCCGGTCGAGCAGGTCGCCCTCGTCCTCCAGGGCCTTCAGCACGCCGTCGAGGTCGATGCGGTCCCGGGCCAGGTCGGTGATCAGGTCGTGGACCCGCGCCGGCCAGCCCAGTCCCTCGGTGATGAAGATGCGGTACAGGTCGAGGACGTCCTCGCGCAGGTACGACATGGCGGCGATCGGGAAGACGAAGTACGCCATGGTGGAGGCGAGGGCGTACCGGTCGCCCTCCGGCCCGTACGCCTTGAAGCGGTTGCGGGAGAGGCTGAAGCCCGGGGTGTACAGCTCGACCGGCTGTTCCAGCGCCGCTTCGGCGCTCCCGGTGCTCCCGGCGCCCCCGTCGGGGGTCTCGGCCAGCCGGCAGGCCTCCAGGTCGACGATGGTCACCTCGTAGGTGTCCGGGTCGATCAGCAGGTTCGCGGCGGTGAAGTCCGCGAGGATCACGCCGCGGTCGTGTGCGGCCCGGATCGCGCGGGCCAGCCCGCGGAAGACCGCCAGGAAGATCCGCAGGTACTCCCGCGACCGCTCGATGTCGAACCCCGGCCGCGCGAGCGGATTGCGTTCGAGGAGCACGGAGCGGATGTCGGAGCTGTCGACGAACTCCTCGGCGATGTAGTGGTGTTCCCAGTGCCGGAACCGCGCGATCGGCGCCGGGTACGCACCGACGTCGGCCAGCCGGTTCAGGAACATCCACTCGCGGCCCAGGATGTCCACGGCGTCGTGGTCCTGGCGGGGGTTGATGTTGGTGTGCGGGCGGGCTTCCTTCAGGAGCACCGGGCGGTCGTCGTCCTCGGTGTCCTCGGCGGTGTACACGCCGCCGCTGTTGGAGAACTGGATCGCGCCGGTCACCCGGAAGCGGCCCCCCAGCAGCTCGCCGTCCCCCTCGTCCCCCTCGTCCCCCTCGGGCTTCCAGTCGTCGAACGGCCAGGGCACCCAGCCGGGCCGCGCGTGCCCCGGGCGCCGGTCGTCGGGGACGGGGCCGTCGGGTCCGAGGATCCGCGGCCGCCTGCGCCCGAGGACGTCGACGGTGTGCGTGTCGAGGAACTGGCCGTAGCGGAAGTAGAGCGCTTTGCTGTCCCGGTAGCGCAGGTCCGACAGGACGTAGGCCCCCTCGACGCCGTCCAGGAGGCGGGCCAGGTCGGCCAGGCAGCTGCGGAACTCGTCGTCGTCGCGGGGGTAGACGGTGACGAGCTTGCCGCCGCTGCCCCGGGAGATGGACTTGGAGTTGAGCATCTCGAAGATGTTGAGGTCGAGAGCGATCTTGAAATCGATCCCGCGCTCCGTCAGGTGCCCGATCACCGAGGTGGCGACCTCGCGCACGTGGCGGTGGCTCGACGACACGTGGATCTTCCAGCCCTGAGCGGGCAGGGCCGGGTTGTGCCGGTGGCTCCACCAGATGCCGCTGCGGACGAACCGGGCCCGCACCGTCTCGTCGAACGCGGCGAGGAAGTGGTCCGCGTTCGGCTCGTAGAAGACGTCGAGCGGGTCGAAGAACAGGGTGTCGTTCCACGCGAAGAGGAAGCGGTAGACCCAGCGTTCGTTGCGCATGTCAGCCTCTGTGATCGTCCGAGGACCGCCGACGGCAGCGGCCGTTGGGAACAGCGGGTCCGTGCGGGGGCGCGCCGAGCCCCCGCACGGACCGCCGGGTCAGTTCGGGTTCTCCGGCTCGTGCGGAGACTTGCAACAGTTGCTGTTGCTGCTCGTCAGGCTGACGGTGGCGGCAGCGCTCTGTGTGGTGCGGGCTTCCATGTTCTGAAGCTTGAGGACGCTCATCCGGATCACCTCCTCGAAGGTCGAGTGCGCGGGTCGCGCGGCTGATGTCGATTCCTTGCCGGCCGATCGGCAGTTCCGACTCAACGCCATCCGCTCCACCCGCACATGGGCGGTGGCCCCGCATAATCTCCGCCCGCGCCCCCCACCGCAGTGCCGACCCGCAGCGCGCACAATGGTGGTGGTCCGTACGCTCCGGCCGGCGGCCCGCGGTGTGGTAGAGACGGGCCCTGTCAGACCCGGTGGCTAGCCTCGGCCGTATGTCTGAGACCTCCGCGGGTGCGCCCGACGACGTGAATGCCCCGCTGCCCGATCAGCGGTGGACCGTGCAGTGGGCCGACGGACCCGTGCCCGACCACCGGCGGCTGCGCTCCCTCACCGGCCACAGCGCCCCGGTCCGGTCGGTGGCCACGGCGGTCGTCGACGGCAGGGCGATCGTGGTCTCGGGCAGCCGGGACACCACGGTGCGCTTCTGGGACCTGGCGACGGGCGAGCAGCTGCACGCTCCGGTGACCGGCCGCACCGACCCGGTGTCCTCGATGACGACAGGGGTCCTGTCCGTGGCCACGGCGGAGGCCGACGGGAGGCCGGTGGCCCTCACCCTGCACGAGGACGACTCGGTCCTCGCGTGGGACCTGGCCACGGGCCGCGCGGCGGGGGAGTTCGTCAGGCTGGTCGAGAGCACCGTCCTGGAGGGGCGCCGGGTGCTGCTCACCCTCGGGGCCGACGGGACCCTGGGCGCGTGGGACCTGCTCACGGGCAGCCGGGTCGG encodes:
- a CDS encoding response regulator, which translates into the protein MARVITVSVVDDDRMLLDGLRAWLAGVPELRLVATAATVGELLGAPDAQLPYGFGRTGYAPPDVVLLDLVLRDGSAPTDNIRRLLRTGSRVLMISTVPDRSRIIEAVRAGADGYLTKDHDLPTLVAAIKDLASGSGALSAELAFACAYDDSPARPRLSPRERQILLDYASGLTLKSAARRAGITVHTAKDYLDRVKAKYQQAGRPTHTKLDLARRVREDSLDAG
- a CDS encoding sensor histidine kinase, with the protein product MALLSLPVRRIRALRGTSGVGSGLQRAQSFMVVATLLYRASHLTVGALAVAQRGSAFPLQYAGYAVALGLSALTYATALRRGWFDRRHIWADALVVGCVLPLALCAWGGVREPPVIAWAMLLGGSASAVAAISLERLHALTVIALLAITHFIGYQAVGASPAVILGHLNSIVSSAVMTWLFRWYLLRQGRLLDEANARAVAAESHKARYAERLEHHRALHDTVLATLTTLASGAVDANAPEVRRRCAREAAYLRRLIQQTAAEVHHREIGTALEDAVCSVESLQLRVTAQYHDLPQVPPEVAAALGDAVREALNNVRRHAGTGHAYLTATRDPDAHGGALVTVVDRGPGFDPERCVPGLGLRGSVHGRMAEVGGRATVDTAPGEGVRVELRWPG
- a CDS encoding alpha/beta fold hydrolase → MTAGTERGAARAGESPALVVRTAPEIPTAAVLLLHGGREDGPEPPPRLNLPALRMRPFAAAVARATRGRGVLVAEVRYRHRGWNGPRCDAARDAEAALDRLRGIAGDVPVVLVGHSMGGRAALRAAGAPLVHGVVALAPWCPPGEPVDHLAGRRLYLLHDEQDRVTSAAGSWEFVRRSRLAGADATAIPMHTGGHVMLRGAGAWHRRTAALVTGLVTRD
- a CDS encoding SAM-dependent methyltransferase yields the protein MTVSYSPAHEDALAPVDPARWPDVARPPRASALRTAVAERILGRAFARLPLRVRHGNGERPVPGVPRQAGALPTLILHDAEAFHRRIAADGLIGFGESYMAGEWDSDDLVGALTVLAVHVDDLVPAPLRKLRDAWVHRRPEQQLNTPEGARENIHRHYDLSNELFTLFLDRSMSYSSAVFAAFPASPVTFTAAQHRKIDRLLDLADVGPGTRLLEIGTGWGELAIRAAARGARVRTVTLSAEQRDLARERIAAAGLGDRVTVELRDYRQVEGSFDAVVSVEMIEAVGAEYWPVYFAALRRLLAPGGRVALQAITMPHERMLRTARTHTWISKYVFPGGLIPSREAIARESAAAGLRTVSDTGFGDHYAETLRLWREEFDRRADAVAALGFDRTFRRMWELYLGYSEAGFRSRYLDVRQLLLTADHEPGEPR
- a CDS encoding DUF1295 domain-containing protein, with amino-acid sequence MTLDGGALSLNLAAAAGAALAVMLVTFAIAAVRGLHRIVDIAWGVAFAAVALTSWLLSAGYGDDGRRLAVAAATVVWGLRLALHIAGRGRGHGEDPRYARMLARAPGSPRLYALRKVYLLQGALVWLVSLPVQVASYAPEPLGPLAAAGLLLWATGLLFEAVGDFQLARFKERPEHRGTIMDRGLWSWTRHPNYFGDFLVWWGLYLLACATWQTAALTLVSPLVMSALLIWGSGKRLLEAHMADRPGYAAYAARTSGFFPRPPRRTTGEAR